A single Buchnera aphidicola (Hyperomyzus lactucae) DNA region contains:
- the ilvC gene encoding ketol-acid reductoisomerase — MMNYFNTLNFSQKINQIKKCRFMKKEEFNKKNDILKNKKIVIIGCGSQGLNQGLNMRDSGLNISYALKKNSILKKSQSWVNAIENNFEVNDYESLVPHADLVINLTPDKQHSNVTKKLQILMKKNSCLGYSHGFNIVEMGEKIREDITVIMVAPKCPGTEVREEYKRGFGVPTLIAVHSENDIHKIGLEIAKAWAFSTGGHRAGVLESSFVAEVKSDLMGEQTILCGMLQTASLLCYEKLIKENYDPMYSSKLIQFGWETITESLKHGGITLMMDRLSNSSKIRAHKLSVIIKKILSPLFQKHMDDIISGNFSNEMIKDWKNDDKKLLSWRCSTKTTSFEQAPYSNYKISEQEYYDHGTLMVAILKSGIELSFETMINTGIIAESAYYESLHELPLIANTIARKKLYEMNMVISDTAEYGSYLFSEAAYPLLKDFILTLNKSDLGCSLSENLINNIELNKINEMIHNHPIEIIGRKLRAYMKKMKTIKVAQ, encoded by the coding sequence ATTATGAATTACTTTAATACATTAAATTTTAGTCAAAAAATTAATCAAATAAAAAAATGTCGTTTTATGAAAAAAGAAGAATTTAATAAAAAAAATGATATTTTAAAAAATAAAAAAATAGTAATTATTGGTTGTGGCTCTCAAGGTTTAAATCAAGGCTTAAATATGAGAGATTCAGGATTAAATATTTCTTATGCTTTAAAAAAAAATAGTATTTTAAAAAAAAGTCAATCTTGGGTCAATGCAATAGAAAATAATTTTGAAGTAAATGATTACGAATCATTAGTACCACATGCGGATTTAGTAATTAATTTAACTCCTGATAAACAACATAGTAATGTTACAAAAAAACTGCAAATATTAATGAAAAAAAATTCTTGTTTAGGTTATTCCCATGGTTTTAATATTGTAGAAATGGGAGAAAAAATAAGAGAAGATATCACTGTAATTATGGTTGCTCCAAAATGTCCTGGAACAGAAGTACGAGAAGAATATAAAAGAGGATTTGGAGTTCCAACACTTATTGCTGTTCACTCTGAAAATGATATTCACAAAATAGGATTAGAAATTGCAAAAGCATGGGCTTTTTCTACAGGAGGGCATCGTGCAGGTGTATTAGAATCATCATTTGTAGCTGAAGTAAAATCAGATTTAATGGGTGAACAAACAATTTTATGCGGTATGCTTCAAACTGCTTCATTATTATGTTATGAAAAATTAATAAAAGAAAATTACGACCCGATGTACTCTTCAAAATTAATACAATTTGGTTGGGAAACTATCACAGAATCTCTTAAACATGGTGGTATTACTTTAATGATGGATCGTTTGTCCAATTCATCAAAAATTAGAGCACATAAACTGTCTGTCATCATTAAAAAAATATTATCTCCATTATTTCAAAAACATATGGATGATATTATTTCTGGAAATTTTTCTAATGAAATGATCAAAGATTGGAAAAATGATGATAAAAAACTGCTAAGTTGGAGATGCAGTACAAAAACAACTTCGTTTGAACAAGCTCCTTATTCTAATTATAAAATATCAGAACAAGAATATTATGATCATGGTACATTAATGGTTGCGATATTAAAATCTGGTATCGAGTTATCTTTTGAAACAATGATAAATACAGGTATTATAGCAGAATCTGCTTACTATGAATCATTACATGAATTACCATTAATTGCTAATACAATTGCAAGAAAAAAATTATATGAAATGAATATGGTTATTTCAGATACTGCTGAATATGGAAGCTATCTTTTTTCCGAAGCTGCATATCCTCTTTTAAAAGATTTTATATTAACTCTTAATAAAAGTGATCTTGGTTGTTCGTTATCTGAAAACTTAATCAATAATATTGAATTAAATAAAATTAATGAAATGATTCACAATCATCCGATAGAAATTATTGGACGTAAATTAAGAGCTTATATGAAAAAAATGAAAACAATTAAAGTAGCACAATAA
- the hemC gene encoding hydroxymethylbilane synthase, whose product MQNKTLRIATRKSPLALQQTKYVQKKILSLYPDLNIKLVPIVTHGDNILNKSLSKIGGKGLFIKELELALLENKADIAIHSMKDLPVNITKELCLVSICKRGNALDTLVSNNYQSINQLPRGAIIGTSSLRRQCQLITYRPDLIISPLRGNVETRIAKLDAGKYDAIILAAEGLNRLSLKHRITQIIPAELSLPSCGQGAIGIQSRLHDKKVLFFLSRLNHVNTFIEINAERAFCRKLESGCQIPIGSYAILKKNKIWLRGLVGSPNGKIILRGERTGLYNTGEKMGYSLADELLSHGAKNILNNLHMTQSYYI is encoded by the coding sequence ATGCAAAATAAAACATTAAGAATTGCTACTAGAAAAAGCCCATTAGCTTTACAGCAAACTAAATATGTCCAAAAAAAAATATTATCTTTATATCCAGATTTAAACATAAAATTAGTGCCTATTGTTACTCATGGAGATAATATTTTAAATAAATCTCTCTCTAAAATTGGAGGAAAAGGATTATTTATTAAAGAATTAGAACTTGCTCTTCTTGAAAATAAAGCAGATATTGCAATTCATTCTATGAAAGATCTTCCGGTAAATATTACAAAAGAATTATGTTTAGTTAGTATATGTAAAAGAGGAAACGCTTTAGATACATTAGTATCTAATAATTATCAATCAATTAATCAATTGCCTCGAGGTGCTATCATTGGCACTTCTAGTTTAAGAAGGCAGTGTCAATTAATTACTTATAGACCAGATTTAATTATTTCCCCTTTAAGAGGAAATGTAGAAACAAGAATCGCTAAATTAGATGCAGGAAAGTATGATGCTATTATTTTAGCTGCTGAAGGATTAAATAGATTAAGTTTAAAGCATCGAATTACTCAAATTATACCTGCAGAATTATCTCTACCTTCATGTGGTCAAGGCGCTATTGGTATTCAATCTAGATTACATGATAAAAAAGTCTTATTTTTTTTATCTCGTCTAAATCATGTCAATACTTTCATTGAAATTAATGCAGAAAGAGCGTTTTGCAGAAAATTAGAATCTGGATGTCAAATTCCTATTGGAAGTTATGCTATTTTAAAAAAAAATAAAATTTGGTTAAGAGGATTAGTAGGTTCCCCTAATGGCAAAATAATATTAAGAGGAGAAAGAACGGGTTTGTATAATACAGGAGAAAAAATGGGATATTCATTAGCTGACGAATTACTGAGTCATGGAGCTAAAAATATTCTTAATAATCTTCATATGACACAATCTTATTATATATGA
- a CDS encoding uroporphyrinogen-III synthase, which produces MRPSPAGEELVNNLNNIGIPSWHFSLFDFYPSLSSISLSKKANELYKSNIILVFSKKSIYYTNLYLTRHNLRWPSHARYYAIGKSTAFFLYKYIKKKFFFLKKKRIVKVY; this is translated from the coding sequence ATGCGTCCTTCACCTGCAGGAGAAGAGTTAGTCAATAATTTAAATAATATAGGTATACCTTCTTGGCATTTTTCTTTATTTGATTTTTATCCTAGTCTTAGTTCAATAAGCTTATCAAAAAAAGCAAATGAATTATATAAATCAAATATCATTTTAGTTTTTTCTAAAAAATCTATTTATTATACAAATTTATATTTAACACGTCATAATTTAAGATGGCCATCTCATGCAAGATATTATGCTATTGGTAAAAGTACAGCTTTTTTTCTTTATAAATATATTAAAAAAAAATTTTTTTTCCTAAAAAAAAAGAGAATAGTGAAGGTTTATTAA
- the ilvD gene encoding dihydroxy-acid dehydratase: protein MPKYRSFTTTHGRNMSGARSLWRATGMNDEDFNKPIIAVVNSFSQFVPGHIHLQEVGKLVCKEIEQSGGVAKEFNTIAIDDGIAMGHSGMLYSLPSRELISDSIEYVVNAHCADAMICISNCDKITPGMLMASLRLNIPSVFVSGGPMEAGKITQKNKTIKIDLVDAILHGGNPDQSENFIKKIELSACPTCGSCSGMFTANSMNCLTEAMGLSLPGNGTLLATHIERKKLFVKSAQTIVKITEEYYKNNNEKILPRNIANKESFENAMILDIAMGGSTNTILHLLAAAQEGEVNFKLSDINELSKKIPHICKVSPSTSLYHVEDVHRAGGVMGLLGELNRSNLLNKKTTNILQLNLEETLDQYDILCTKNIDIIKMFQAGPGGIRTKKAYSQDFRWETLDYDRKNGCIRSCKNAYSPDGGLAVLYGNLAKNGCIIKTAGIDQEHYIFSGVAKVYDSQEEAVNAILNNQIASGDIIVIRYEGPKGGPGMQEMLYPTTYLKSMNLDKTCALITDGRFSGGTSGISIGHISPEAADKGIIALVKNGDFININIPNRTIHLNITEQEISNRILQEESKGISAYKPCNRKRYVSSALKTYAFFATSADKGAVRNHKKISNI from the coding sequence ATGCCTAAATATCGTTCTTTTACAACTACACATGGTAGAAACATGTCCGGAGCAAGATCATTATGGCGTGCTACTGGTATGAATGATGAAGATTTCAATAAACCAATAATTGCTGTAGTAAATTCATTTTCTCAATTTGTTCCAGGACATATACACTTACAAGAAGTTGGGAAACTAGTATGTAAAGAAATTGAACAATCAGGTGGTGTTGCAAAAGAATTTAATACTATTGCTATAGATGACGGAATAGCAATGGGACATTCTGGAATGTTATATTCCCTACCATCACGTGAATTAATTTCAGATTCCATAGAATATGTAGTAAATGCACATTGTGCTGATGCAATGATTTGCATTTCTAATTGTGATAAAATTACCCCGGGTATGCTTATGGCATCTTTGCGTTTAAATATTCCATCAGTTTTTGTTTCTGGTGGACCAATGGAAGCAGGAAAAATAACGCAAAAAAACAAAACAATAAAAATTGATTTAGTTGATGCAATTCTTCATGGGGGTAATCCTGATCAATCAGAAAATTTTATAAAAAAAATTGAACTTTCTGCTTGTCCTACATGTGGTTCCTGTTCGGGAATGTTTACAGCTAACTCTATGAACTGTTTAACAGAAGCTATGGGTTTATCATTACCTGGAAATGGTACTCTATTAGCCACTCATATTGAACGTAAGAAATTATTCGTAAAGTCAGCTCAAACTATAGTAAAAATTACTGAAGAATACTATAAAAATAATAATGAAAAAATTTTACCTAGGAATATTGCTAATAAAGAATCTTTCGAAAATGCAATGATATTAGATATTGCAATGGGGGGATCAACTAATACTATATTGCATTTATTAGCAGCAGCTCAAGAAGGAGAAGTGAATTTTAAACTATCTGATATCAATGAATTATCTAAAAAAATACCCCATATTTGCAAAGTTTCTCCAAGTACTTCATTATATCACGTAGAAGACGTGCACCGTGCAGGAGGTGTGATGGGTCTTTTGGGAGAATTAAATCGATCTAATTTATTAAATAAAAAAACAACGAACATATTACAACTTAATTTAGAAGAAACATTAGATCAATATGATATTTTATGTACTAAAAATATTGATATAATTAAAATGTTTCAAGCAGGACCAGGTGGAATTCGTACAAAAAAAGCATATTCTCAAGATTTTAGATGGGAAACATTAGATTATGATCGTAAAAATGGTTGTATTCGTTCTTGTAAAAATGCTTATAGTCCAGATGGGGGATTAGCTGTTTTATATGGAAATTTAGCAAAAAATGGTTGTATAATAAAAACGGCTGGAATAGATCAAGAACACTACATTTTTTCTGGTGTTGCTAAGGTTTATGATAGTCAAGAAGAAGCAGTCAACGCTATATTAAACAATCAAATAGCTTCAGGTGATATTATTGTTATAAGATATGAAGGACCTAAAGGCGGTCCGGGAATGCAAGAAATGTTATATCCTACTACATATTTAAAATCTATGAATCTAGATAAAACATGTGCGTTAATTACTGACGGTAGATTTTCAGGAGGTACATCTGGAATTTCTATAGGACATATTTCACCTGAAGCAGCGGATAAAGGAATCATTGCTTTAGTAAAAAATGGTGATTTTATTAATATAAATATTCCTAATAGAACTATTCATTTAAATATTACAGAACAAGAAATATCCAATCGTATTCTTCAAGAAGAATCTAAAGGAATTTCAGCTTATAAACCTTGCAATCGTAAAAGATATGTTTCTTCGGCTTTAAAAACATACGCTTTTTTTGCAACAAGTGCTGACAAAGGAGCTGTTAGGAATCATAAAAAAATATCGAACATCTAA
- the rho gene encoding transcription termination factor Rho, translating to MNLTALKNMPVSELITLGEKMGLENLARMRKQDIIFAILKQHAKSGEDIFGDGVLEILQDGFGFLRSADSSYLAGPDDIYVSPSQIRRFNLRTGDTISGKIRPPKEGERYFALLKVNEVNYDKPENARSKILFENLTPLHANSRLRMERGNGSTEDLTARVLDLASPIGRGQRGLIVAPPKAGKTILLQNIAQSIAYNHPDCVLMVLLIDERPEEVTEMQRLVKGEVVASTFDEPASRHVQVAEMVIEKAKRLVEHKKDVIILLDSITRLARAYNTVVPASGKVLTGGVDANALHRPKRFFGAARNVEEGGSLTIIATALVDTGSKMDEVIYEEFKGTGNMELPLSRKIAEKRVFPAIDYNRSGTRKEELLTLPDELQKMWILRKIIHPMSEIDAMEFLLNKLAMTKTNDEFFDMMKRS from the coding sequence ATGAATCTTACCGCACTTAAAAATATGCCAGTTTCTGAATTAATTACTCTTGGTGAAAAAATGGGGTTGGAAAATTTAGCGCGTATGCGTAAACAAGATATTATTTTTGCCATCCTTAAACAACATGCAAAAAGTGGAGAAGATATATTTGGAGACGGTGTTTTAGAAATATTACAAGATGGATTCGGTTTTTTGCGGTCTGCTGATAGTTCTTATTTAGCAGGTCCTGATGACATCTATGTTTCACCGAGTCAAATTCGCAGATTTAATCTACGTACAGGTGATACTATTTCTGGAAAAATAAGACCACCAAAAGAAGGTGAAAGATATTTTGCCTTACTTAAAGTAAATGAAGTAAATTACGATAAGCCTGAAAATGCAAGAAGTAAAATATTATTTGAAAATTTAACACCGTTACATGCTAATTCTAGATTGAGAATGGAACGTGGAAATGGATCTACTGAAGATTTAACAGCAAGAGTGTTAGATTTAGCATCACCTATCGGACGGGGACAAAGAGGATTAATTGTCGCCCCTCCAAAAGCTGGAAAAACAATATTACTTCAAAACATTGCTCAAAGTATTGCTTATAATCATCCAGACTGTGTTTTAATGGTTTTATTAATTGATGAAAGACCAGAAGAAGTAACTGAAATGCAAAGATTAGTTAAAGGAGAAGTAGTTGCATCTACCTTCGACGAACCAGCTTCCAGACATGTTCAAGTTGCTGAAATGGTTATTGAAAAAGCTAAAAGATTAGTAGAGCATAAAAAAGACGTTATTATTTTACTTGATTCCATTACTCGTTTAGCACGTGCTTATAATACAGTGGTACCAGCATCTGGAAAAGTTTTAACAGGGGGTGTTGATGCTAATGCTTTGCATAGACCTAAACGCTTCTTTGGAGCCGCTCGGAATGTAGAAGAAGGCGGCAGTTTAACAATTATTGCAACTGCCTTAGTAGATACAGGCTCGAAAATGGATGAAGTTATTTATGAAGAATTCAAAGGAACAGGTAATATGGAGCTTCCATTATCTAGAAAAATAGCAGAAAAACGTGTTTTTCCTGCTATTGATTACAATCGATCTGGAACTAGAAAAGAAGAATTGTTAACCTTACCAGACGAACTTCAAAAAATGTGGATTCTAAGAAAGATTATTCATCCTATGAGTGAAATAGATGCAATGGAATTTTTACTAAATAAACTTGCTATGACTAAAACCAATGATGAATTTTTTGATATGATGAAACGTTCATAA
- the trxA gene encoding thioredoxin TrxA: MNKIIELTDKNFKEKVLTSKHFFLVDFWADWCNPCKMLAPILEEISKEYSNKIIIGKLNIEENPNTAPVYSIRSIPTLLLFHNGEVRATKVGAVSKLQLKEFLDENIN; this comes from the coding sequence ATGAATAAAATAATTGAATTAACAGATAAAAATTTTAAAGAAAAAGTTTTAACATCAAAACATTTTTTTTTAGTAGATTTTTGGGCTGATTGGTGCAATCCTTGTAAAATGTTAGCACCTATTTTAGAAGAAATATCAAAAGAATATTCTAACAAAATTATTATTGGAAAATTAAATATTGAAGAAAACCCCAATACTGCTCCAGTATATTCTATTAGAAGCATTCCTACATTATTATTATTTCATAATGGCGAAGTTCGTGCTACTAAAGTTGGAGCAGTTTCTAAATTACAACTTAAAGAATTTTTAGATGAAAATATTAACTGA
- the rep gene encoding DNA helicase Rep, whose product MPLNLAQKKAIEFINGPCLILAGAGSGKTKVIINKIIYLINQCQYRPHNIAAVTFTNKAAHEMRIRLSEHLNILEINKMIISTFHSLGLEIIKQEIHALKFNENFTLFDEKDQMMLLKKICKKEIKNDTKLLKKLNFMISYWKNKFFTPQQVKLSAQSNIEEHFASVYKKYNNYLYELNILDFDDLICIPTLLLKNNKNIQSRWQKKISYLLVDEYQDTNNSQYEFIKILTNHDSNFTLVGDDDQSIYSWRGANPKNIFLLNKDFPSIKIIKMEHNYRSSGRILKAANSLIAHNLHYLNKKLFSQLKYGNFIKIIIGENEENEAEKIAKKIIFQHLSQKEKYQDYAILYRGNYQARILEKILIKKNIPYNISENSSFFSRPEIKDLLSYLRIIINPDDNYAFIRIINVPSRKIGKITLNKLEEFANKKNKSLFQASHDEEIKSFLKEKTINKIKKFILLIKNFSRLSYKTPSDILDHIINQTEYKKWLSKILEEPEKIKNSINNIYTLSEWFKKMLKGDEFEKPMNLSKIVTQMTLRDISEKNIKKDKQDQVQLMTLHASKGLEFSSVFIIGMCEGILPNQKSINDDKIEEERRLTYVGMTRAKKQLFFTYSCNRMQYGQILHMSPSRFLFELPQEDLKWDKNISLEKSFIKKQDAILKIYNLKKILKNKK is encoded by the coding sequence ATGCCTCTAAATCTTGCTCAAAAAAAAGCTATTGAATTTATTAATGGTCCCTGTTTAATTTTAGCAGGGGCTGGTTCTGGAAAAACAAAAGTTATTATTAATAAAATAATTTATTTAATTAATCAATGTCAATATCGACCTCATAATATTGCAGCAGTAACTTTTACAAATAAAGCAGCTCATGAAATGAGAATACGTCTTTCAGAACATTTAAATATTTTAGAAATAAACAAAATGATTATTTCTACTTTTCATTCATTGGGATTAGAAATTATTAAACAAGAAATTCATGCTTTAAAATTTAATGAAAACTTTACTCTTTTTGATGAAAAAGATCAAATGATGTTATTAAAAAAAATATGTAAAAAAGAAATAAAAAATGATACAAAATTATTAAAAAAATTAAACTTTATGATTTCCTATTGGAAAAATAAATTTTTTACTCCTCAACAAGTTAAATTATCGGCACAATCTAATATAGAAGAACACTTTGCATCTGTTTATAAAAAATACAATAATTATCTTTATGAATTAAATATATTAGATTTCGATGATTTAATTTGTATACCAACACTATTGTTAAAAAATAATAAAAATATACAAAGTCGTTGGCAAAAAAAAATTTCTTATTTATTAGTAGATGAGTATCAAGATACAAATAATAGTCAATATGAGTTTATAAAAATACTTACAAATCATGACTCTAATTTTACATTAGTAGGAGATGATGACCAATCTATTTATTCATGGAGAGGAGCAAATCCTAAAAATATTTTTCTGTTGAATAAAGATTTTCCTAGTATAAAAATTATAAAAATGGAACATAACTATCGTTCTTCAGGTAGAATATTAAAAGCCGCTAATAGTCTTATTGCGCATAATTTACATTATTTAAATAAAAAATTATTTTCTCAATTAAAATATGGAAATTTTATAAAAATCATAATAGGTGAAAACGAAGAAAATGAAGCAGAAAAAATAGCAAAAAAAATTATATTTCAACATCTTTCCCAAAAAGAAAAATATCAAGATTATGCGATTTTATATCGAGGTAATTATCAAGCTAGAATCCTCGAAAAAATTTTAATAAAAAAAAATATTCCATATAATATTTCTGAAAATTCGTCATTTTTTTCTCGTCCTGAGATTAAAGATTTATTAAGTTATCTTCGTATCATCATTAATCCAGATGATAATTATGCATTTATCAGAATTATAAATGTTCCCTCGCGGAAAATAGGTAAAATTACATTAAACAAATTAGAAGAATTTGCAAACAAAAAAAACAAAAGTCTATTTCAAGCAAGTCATGATGAAGAAATAAAAAGTTTTTTAAAAGAAAAAACTATAAATAAAATAAAAAAATTTATTCTTTTAATAAAAAATTTTTCTAGATTATCTTATAAAACACCATCTGATATTTTAGATCATATTATCAATCAAACTGAATACAAAAAATGGTTATCTAAAATTTTAGAAGAACCTGAAAAAATTAAAAATAGCATCAACAATATTTATACTTTATCCGAATGGTTCAAAAAAATGCTTAAAGGAGATGAGTTCGAAAAACCAATGAATTTATCAAAAATTGTCACACAAATGACACTTCGTGATATTTCGGAAAAAAATATAAAAAAAGACAAACAAGACCAAGTACAATTAATGACTTTACATGCTTCTAAAGGATTAGAATTTTCTTCAGTGTTTATAATAGGTATGTGTGAAGGAATTTTACCCAATCAAAAAAGTATTAATGATGATAAGATAGAAGAAGAAAGACGTTTAACTTACGTTGGAATGACTAGAGCAAAAAAACAGTTATTTTTTACCTATTCATGTAACCGCATGCAATATGGACAAATATTACATATGTCACCTAGCAGATTTTTATTCGAATTACCTCAAGAAGATTTGAAATGGGATAAGAACATTTCTTTAGAAAAATCTTTCATAAAAAAACAGGACGCGATATTAAAGATATACAATTTAAAAAAAATATTAAAAAATAAAAAATAA
- a CDS encoding uroporphyrinogen-III synthase codes for MLNKCELKYSKIILLQGENGRKLIEKNLKKEGFKICVIECYRRVLKILDGRKEGKKWRLYKIDTLVVTSSEILHQLKNITSDSDQIEWLLKCKIFVVGKRLSKIAKNLGWNDIIVSNYANNESFLKIIKKINSEI; via the coding sequence ATATTAAATAAATGTGAACTAAAATATAGTAAAATTATTTTATTACAAGGGGAAAATGGACGAAAATTAATAGAAAAAAATTTAAAAAAAGAGGGTTTTAAAATTTGTGTAATAGAATGCTATAGAAGAGTTTTGAAAATTTTAGATGGAAGAAAAGAAGGAAAAAAATGGCGTTTGTATAAGATAGATACTTTAGTAGTAACAAGTAGTGAAATATTACATCAATTAAAAAATATTACTTCTGATTCTGATCAAATTGAATGGTTATTAAAATGTAAAATATTTGTCGTAGGTAAAAGACTATCAAAAATAGCAAAAAATTTAGGTTGGAACGATATTATCGTCTCAAACTATGCTAATAATGAATCTTTTTTAAAGATAATTAAAAAAATTAATTCTGAAATTTAA